From the genome of Canis lupus dingo isolate Sandy unplaced genomic scaffold, ASM325472v2 SANDYSCAFF107, whole genome shotgun sequence:
TGGTTCTCGATCTCatgacattgagatcatgacctgagctgaaatgagtAACTGGCTGAGCCATGCAGAAGCCCCTCAGAGCCcactttagaatttaaaatttatcatttttgtattttcttattttttcctatttctactgATTACATATTCTTGATCTCTTCTTAAATCATTCACTTAGCCTTGTGTAGATGTGAGTAATGGTCTTATTtcattgtcatttaaaatttggTGTTCCAATTTGCTCTTATGCACTTATTCTAATTTTGTAACATATAATAAGTGACAtaatgtttagtttttaattaattatttattttagaaggtttatttacttagagaaagTACTCATGAGTGAgtgcaggagaggggcagagggagagaatcaacCAGCAGaatccctactgagcatggagctcattgatgggcttgatctcatgaccatgagatcatgacctgagccaaaaccaagatttggacacttaacccactaaaccacccgggtgcccctgtttACATTTGTCTTAAATTAAATGTATGCCTTTTAAGTGAAATTCTGTCATAAATATAAGTAATACATCTAATCAGCGTTTGTGAAGCTGTTTCCATCTCTTCAATTCTGATTATTCCCAAACTCCCATTGATATCTCTGTTTCaatttgttgttttcattatttcgACTGCCCTAGAATGCCCtatttggtttaatttattttaatgcatcTTTGCTCTCGCTGTTTTCTATATTGTATTTGGGTCTTCGACTATGCCATTAATTTTGATGACTTTGGTTAGGGAAAGAAACTGGTTTTATTACTATGTAATGTGTCTTCTATAGCACTTatatagttttaatattattactttccttccttccccagaacACTGAAGAAAGGATTAGGTCAGAAGTGGCGATAAGTTCAATTATAGTTTATACGTTATAGTTTTACAGTGAAAGAAAACATCATGTATGAATTTGgtttgaaagaaaaaggagttcAATTAAGATGAGATTAGGATGTATTATTAAATGTCTTTGAGAGGGTTAATATGATCAAGTTATAAGCAAAGCAATGAAACAAGTTAGAAGCTGTTGTTAAATGTTTAGAGGaacttcttctttcattttacacTGATTTATTAAAACTTCAGTTTCATTGAGTgaaatttcatcttctttatGAAGTCATTAAAAGCTTGTTTCACTTGCTTATTTCTTAAGGTGTAAATGAAGGGATTCAACAAGGGTGCAACAGAAGTAGTGAGCACCGAAACACCTTTATTTATGGCTATCCCTTCTTTTGCTGATGGCTTGATATAGATGAAGATGCAGCTTCCATAGGTGATGGAAACTACAATCATGTGGGATGAGCAGGTGGAAAAggccttttttctttgttggacAGAGGGGAATCTCAGAATGGTCCTGATGATGTATGTGTAGGACAGAAATACACACACTAAGGTGATAATGAGTGCAAATACAGCCACAAGGATAACCATTTGTTCTATCATCCATGTATCTGAACATGAGATCTTCAGGAGGGGAGCTGCATCACAGCTAAAATGATCAATGGCATTGGAGTCACAAAATTCCAGCTGGAGGCACAAGCTAGGGGGTGGGAGAATGATCATCAAGCCAGACACCCAACAGCAGAAGACTAATAAGCTACACACCCTATTGCTCATGATGGTCATGTAATGAAGTGGTTTACAGATAGCAACATAGCGATCATAGGACATGGCGGCCAGGAGAAAAAATTCAGTTGATCCaaagagaataacaaaaaaaatatttgacttgcACAAGCATTGTAGGTAATAGTATTGTCCCCTGTTGATATACTATACAGGAATCTAGGAATGCAGACAGTGGTGAATGACACTTCTAAGAAGGagaaatttctcagaaaaaagtACATAGGAGTTTTAAGATGGGAGTTCACCAGTGTGAGGGTGATAATAGTCAGGTTTCCTGTTACGCTCAAGATGTAGGtgagaaatataaagataaagaGCAGGATTTGCAGTTGTGGGTCGTCTGTCAGACCCAGCAGGATAAAAGTTGTTATTGCTGTATAGTTTCTCATCACTGACTTTTGAAATCTAACCATCagcctaagaaaataaaagagatttttgtGGGAAGATCAGTATTAAAATTCTGTAGCAAAACACTGAATACAAAAACCAAGCAAATCagtctattttctcatttcacatCATAATCCATATCACCACTATTCCAACTAGCCTTCTTGAATATTCCATATATGAGCAAATATTTAGGATTCATGTTAATGTAAAACAATCCAACATTTTCTCAGATCATTCTTTCCCCCTGAAAATTTACAAATGTACATGTTAATTGTTTGTAATTCATTACATGGATTGGATTTACAAATAAGAGCAAAAAAATGATGTTACTTAATGTgtatttaaatgttctttatccAAGACAAACCTTGGATATATGTCATATCCAGATGACAAAGAACATGACTTCTCTTCAGTTGTTATTTTCAGAGGATTGTTTTCAGGTTAAGATGCATTTTACCTGGAATACAAACAAACAACGATAACAAAGCACAGCACTGGATCCTGAGATTTCCCCCTTGTCTCTTTATTATTATCTGCTTGTACTCCTTATTCTTAAGGATAGTTCGATATGCATTTTATCTATTGTgtgaaaaaaggaatattttcataTGCATACACCTGACTTTTTAGTTGTCTGTGGCTCCATTTCTCTCAAAAGCCCTGAAATGAAATCTGTGTTTAATATCAATAAATAGTCTTCCAGGAGCTGTGTATCTAGTTTTTTGAGAAGCTGTGGGGAGAGCctaagggagaggcagagaatctgaagcagatttcatgcctagcacagagccccatgtgggcttgatcttacaatcctgagatcaagatctgagctgaaaccaagaggtggatgctcaaccaaggTGACCCACAGGCTATGCATCTttgattacattttttattcctttgaaaagATACTACTATTTCCACCTTCTCATCCTACCCCTACTTAGTTTAGGTCTTAGGGCTCTGCAACCCTATTTTCATGTCCAACCTCCTACTGCTCTAACACCCATAAGAACGTTTTTACTGTTGAAGCCATTGGCAtattttttgtagttattttGCCTGATAGCCCCTTCAAATGGATTCCATACCATAATCCTGATTCTATTCCAGATTCTATCTCTTTTTAGTGTCCTATGGCCTCCTCATCCTCTATTAACCTATGAAGCATTGCTATTCCCCAATATTTTGTCCTGAAAcctctcttttcttgttttctccttgTTCTTCTTCTTACTCCATGCTCTCCAAGAAGATTTCACTTGGTGCAATTGATTTCATTGCCATTTATATGATGAATTCCAAAGTCTGGaacttttccaaataaaaaaaattgctaagttTATATCATCAGTTAGATGTTCCACAGACACTTCATACACTAAGAGCTCAAAATGAAATCATGGTCCTTCTCCAAGCCATCTTCTCTTCTAGTgttcactatttattttttaaagattttatttatttatttatttatttatttatttatttatttatttgagagagagagagagagagagagggagggagagagagagaggcagtgggagaagcaggcttcatgcaggaagcccaatgtgggactaaaccccgggaccccaggatcacacctggggccaaaggcaggtgctaaaccgctaagccacccaggcatcctgtgttTGCTATTTATTGATAAAGATTAGTCTCTTTTTTGTGGCCTGCAAGGCTCTTCATGGACAGGGCCTTCCTTATTTGCTCACCTCATCTCTTACAAATTCCTTAGCTTTCTTTCTCATAACTTAAGTTCCACAAACATTGAGGGcttaaattcctcatattttTCACATGTTGTCTTCTCTGCAAGGGCTAATCTTTGACTAATGGCAATTGGTGCTTCAGAATTCTCCTTAGGTATGAGTCTTCCAGGGAAATCTTCATTCATCTTCCCAGAGTACGTGAGATTATGATACCGTGTTATTTATAAACAGCTGCTGCTTACTCTCTAGACCACATTGTATGCTTCCGTATACTTATATTTTTCCTCTAAGTTCCTATAAACTTCTCCAAAATAGaggttatgtttttatatatcctTTATTCCATTACATCTGGCACAAGTAGGTTGTTATGTAAATGcgaactaaagaaacaaaaacctgagtggtgaaaaattagacaataagacaaccatgagaaactcctaactctgggaaacaaacaaagggttgcagaggggcaggtgggtgggggcataTGGTAACTTAGTGATGGGCATTCATGAggacacatgatgagatgaacactgggtgttgtattaTATGCTGGCAAGTTAAagcatatattaaaacaaaacaaaattaaaattaaaaacaaaaacaaaaattaaaaataaaacaaaaacaaaaaaggtgtgGTCTATGTACTGAGACAAATCTATATTCTTTAATGCCTATTCTGGTCAGGTGGTTCAgcactcttattttttatatctgtttcatATTGCACCGTCATTTTAAGTACACTCCTACGTAAAAATCCAAATTCTAAACTGTAAATCCTTttccagacttctttttttagCTTCCGAGCTAGtttctactttaatattttaattctccaTCTGTTGTTATTGATTCCTTGTGGATTTGTTTCTAGTAATCTATCTCCTGCACCTCTTCCTTGTTGGGTACttagttttttttccattgtCCAGAATTTGCTCCCCATTCAATATTCCTTAGAGACTAcagttctgggtttttttgtgtttttcttttccttttttggtttttggtagtttttgtttgtttgtttttggtttttttgggtttattgctttttttgttctgggttttttgttttcggtatttttttaaataatgaatttattttttattggtgttcaatttgacaaaatacagaataacacccagtgctcatcctgtcaagtaccccctcagtgcccgtcacccattcacccccaccccccgccctcctccccttccaccacccctagttcatttcccagagttaggagtcatcatgttctgtctccctttcttttttttttttctcttttttatttatttatttatttatgatagtcacagagagagagaggcagagacacaggcagagggagaagcagactccatgcacggggagcccgatgtgggattcgatcctgggtctccaggatcgcgccctgggccaaaggcaggcgccaaaccgctgcgccacccagggatccctctgtctccctttctgatatttcccacccatttcttctccctcccttctattccctttcactattatttatattccccaaatgaatgagaacatataatggttgtccttctccgattgacttatttcactcagcataattccctccagttccatccacgttgaagcaaatggtgggtatttgtcgtttctaatggctgagtaataatccattgtatacatagaccacagcttctttatccattcatctttcgatggacaccaaggctccttccacagtttggctattgtggacattgctgctagaaacatcgtggggcaggtgtcccggtgtttcattccatctgcatctttggggtaaatccccagcagtgcaattgctgggtcgtagggcaggtctatttttaactctttgaggaacctccacacagttttccagagtggcttcaccagttcacattcccaccaacagagttAGAGTGTCCCCGTTTCTCCGCATCCTCtacaacatttgtggtttcctgccttgttaaatttccccattctcactggtgtgaggtggtatctcattgtggttttgatttgtatttccctgatggcaagtgatgcagatcattttctcatgtgca
Proteins encoded in this window:
- the LOC112674693 gene encoding LOW QUALITY PROTEIN: olfactory receptor 6C2-like (The sequence of the model RefSeq protein was modified relative to this genomic sequence to represent the inferred CDS: deleted 2 bases in 1 codon) — encoded protein: MRNYTAITTFILLGLTDDPQLQILLFIFIFLTYILSVTGNLTIITLTLVNSHLKTPMYFFLRNFSFLEVSFTTVCIPRFLYSISTGDNTITYNACASQIFFVILFGSTEFFLLAAMSYDRYVAICKPLHYMTIMSNRVCSLLVFCCWVSGLMIILPPPSLCLQLEFCDSNAIDHFSCDAAPLLKISCSDTWMIEQMVILVAVFALIITLVCVFLSYTYIIRTILRFPSVQQRKKAFSTCSSHMIVVSITYGSCIFIYIKPSAKEGIAINKGVSVLTTSVAPLLNPFIYTLRNKQVKQAFNDFIKKMKFHSMKLKF